aattgctattttttcaaactgCAGATTTTGAAAGTATTAAACCAAACTGATACTAAAGATATCAGTGAGTTTTGGTGTtgatggaatttttttatttttttataagtaatattgtatataccAAAAAGCGCAAAAGGGCACAACCCTTGtacacaggaaatatacaagagaacactcaactagaagaagaaaagagaacaaggaaatcggaaaaactaatcactaaaggagctaaaTAAGCAGCTGTCCGAGtgaaaagagtaaagaagaaaaaggacttgagctcctccaaAGTCTTCTCAAGACCCTCAAAGCATCTcacatttctttccctccataggcaccacaaaaggcaaagaggaaccattttccacacaaTAGCACTCCAACTCTCCAAGAACTACCTCccgtccaccaacaagcaaacacaTCCCCCACACTACTTGGCATAACCCAAGAAAGGCCAAAGCGATGCAAAATAGCATACCATAACTTGATGGAAATTAACAGCCACTTTGTGATCTGGGTACTATTTGTTTCattataatttgtatttttccaAAGGGAAATTGCATAAAATGGCAGCCTTTGGCATGGTTTGATTTGGAATTTGCTTTTGTAACTCTTGTGAAGTGCAAAAACTGATCTGATACCATCAAATGCGACAATGGCTTGAACTGTACTTGATATCTGTTATGGGCTGTGGGGATATGTACCTTTCAGATGCTAAGTTAAGGAAGGTAGAGTCAGCCACTTTCCATGGGACGATCAAAGTCCGATGTGTTTTTATGGTTAAAAGGATAGAGAGTTTGATTAAGGATGATGATCATTTTGCTACAGAATAAGGTGGCAAAGATTGTGGACTGTAATAATGTATGGACTTCAACTACATGTAGTTTGAATATGTGTGATCAATAATTCTTTTAGGTGGAATTGAAGAGAAAGTAGTTTGTTAATGTATCGTTTGTGCAATTACATTGATTTGGAGAAATGCTTTCAGCTTAGTGTTAAGAGTTAGTGTGCTTGCTCAATGTATGAATTACAGCATAAGAAAGTGGCATGCCTTGTCATTAActcatgtttattttgtttgatattGTAACTTTACGTTACAGGAGTGTGTTTTCTGAGTCTCTGGTGtgcataaggaaaaaaaaaaaaaaaaaaaatcccaactGAACAAAGTTTTGAATGTAATTTTTCTAAAACCTCTTTGTTTCTACTGATTCAGAATTCTTCATAGCTTTTGTTATTGTGAACTTTTCAAATGTTGTTCTTTGTGATGAGCCATGCATTGAGGCCTTTGTCTACCCGGAGATACTGggttttggtctttttttgtttatttttttatttttttatcattagtGGATGCTTTAATTGTAACAGAAGATGTGTATTTAGTCTCCATGGATTTTAGCTGATGCTTTTGCATTTTGGTCATACTTGTTGAGGATTTGTATGGTGTGATGAATAATGAAGTTCTGATGGAGGAGCTTTTATCGCTCTGACAGTTTTTGGGTAATCAAATTTCAGAGAATGTTGTAGTGTCCTTGTCTGCTTGCAAAAGGACGGGTGAACAAGAAGCTGAAGATCTAAGGAGGAGCTTTGCATTAACAAGGACTTTAACTCCCTTTTTTCCTCGCGGTCAACGATCAAAGAGGAGAGCTAACATTAAGTATGCTATTTCTAAGCAAAAGAAGCTAGATAGTGGAGCTTTTGGATGTCACTTTGAGTGAGTCATAATCTCAATTAATATGGTGTGGGAACGATGGTCTCAAtgtttttccttgttttctgAATAAAATTGTTTGACATGTGTAGGAAATTATGGGGAAGCTTTTCTGAAGATAAGAGGACCTCCTTTACGTACCTTGACTGCTTATGGTTTTACTTGTATAGGAGACAACCCTATAAAGCCAAGGTGCTAACATGGATTAAGAAGAAGcacattttttcaaagaaatatgTTTTGGTTCCTATTATTTGCTGGTAAGTTCTTTCCATTAACTTGGTCGCTAAGCATTATTTTTATTGCAAATGCatgggattttattttgttgtcttgtttcTTTGGCATATAGATTGGATTGGATTTTATTGTTTGAAATACCATTTCTTTAGGCATCACTGGAGCCTCTTGATCTTCTGCCACTTTGGTGAGAGCTTGCAATCAAAAACCAGAACACCATGCATGTTATTGCTAGATTCGCTCCAAATGGGAAATCCAAGGCAAGTTGAACCAGATATAAGAAAGTACGCATCTAAACAAACTCTGCCTCCTTGTTTCAGTGTGGTAGTTTATTGATTTTTTGGTCTCTTTCAGGTTTGTGTTGGACATTTATAAAGCAGAGGGCAGGCCTGAGAATGAGGACTTTATCCATCGAATTCCTCTCCTGGTGCCTAAGGTGACCACAATATATGCTCTTGATTCATTTCCACTTTAGTGCTATTGTATTTTCACTTGTATTTGCATCCTGGGaaaaagtggttttttttttttttgttcaggtTCCTCAACAGACAAATAATGAGGAATGCGGCAGATTTGTTCTTTACTTTAGTAAATTGTTCGTGGAAGGCGCTCCGGAGGATTTTAGGGTTGAGGATTATCCTTACTTTGTAAGTTTATGCTGGCTGTCATGTTTATTGTATGAAGCACCTGAACATATATTTAGTGATGGAATAAATACCTTTCTGTAATATGCTGCAGATGAACGAAAATTGGTTTACCCCTAAAGGCTTGGAGAGCTTCTGCGAGAAACTTGGCACCTTGAATGGTTTACCCCTAAAGGCTTGGAGAACTTCTGGGAGACTTGGGATCTTGAAAAAGAAAACGTGATGTTTACAAGCTAAGCTTTGTTAGATGAAATGACTTTCTGTTGACCCTAAATTCGATTGCAGATGGCTTGATGAGTTGAGGTTTTGCTAGCCCTTTGTAGATAGCATGATAGGTTTAGTTTTAGTGGTGCATGAGGAAATTGGCTTGTGTGTCCACGGATTTACTTCCTGTGCCATGTCAACGAGGTATACATGTAGGTTATGAATAGGATCCTTTCAGGTCAAGATTTTATCTGATTGCATCTATGTAAGAtcacgttatttaaaaattttaaatgacatgacaaCACATTCAcctcataaaaatatatttattattgaatatgTAAAATCTAATGTGAAtgaattctctctattttaagtgttttgatcTACACGAAATAGTACATATTACTATATTAGGATGCCCTCATTGCAGAGTTAGAAAAAAGATGTTAATAACTTCTAGAACAATTTGAAAGACTAGAGTGATGAAATACAATATGTTCAAGTCAAGATAATCTAGAGCTTCAAGAAAATTTCATTTCAGACTAGTTCAATAATACATTCTCAGTTCAAGACCAACTGCTCTTCAAGACGATTATGCATGTGCAGCAAGGCCTATTGCATGCCccaagagagaaaatgttaaaAGAGCCTAAAATTTGTGTACACAAGAGCTTACATTGTCTGATCAACAAAATTTGTATTCTATGATTGAGTGGGGGATTTTAATTGTCCCCTTGGACAGATCGGAAGGAAGACCAACGCCCTTCGCCTTGAAAGTAGTTTCTGTTGATTCTAGCGTTCGGGCAGCTTGGAGTGCCATCTCAGAATGGAGTTGGAGACATGTCACAGCCATCtaagatagaaatacaaaatgGGTCATGTGGGTAAATTTTCAAGCAATTTCATTGTTGATGAAATCAATAAAATCAGAGAAGGGGAGTGATGAAAGAGGAATGCTATGGTTTCTTTTGGCGTTTTTTTTATCATACATGgatattgttttcaaaaaaagcagaaaaatacCTACCACACTGGTccctcatatttttttgtttagaaaataatatctatataaGATCAGGGGAACACCATAAAGAACCGTAGCATTTCTTGTGATGAAATCAATGAGTGTGTTAGGCACTGTAATTTGCATAagaaaagtgtaattttaaactAGATCGCAAAAAATGTATAGTTTGGgagtgtattttttaaaaaagtgcatttaaaaatgtagaaaaatctGCATTTTAAATAGCAGGCAAgggagtgcatttttaaaaaaagtaataatagtAGTCTATGAATCTTCTAGACATTGCACCACCACCACCTTTTAGAGCTCTCCAATGAAGTTAATAGTGAAGAAACGATTTTGCAAGTCCATTTTCACAATATTCATTTTAGCATATTCcttattattttactaattaaatAGCTCCAGAAACATCTACAAGTTTAACAAAAAGGCAGATATATCCATGCAGAAAGAGAAGGTGAAGATGAAAAATGCAGGCACAAATTCTTACCGTATAGCAGTCTCTATCTGTGTCTGACTCAGCTACATGAAGGGCCCATGTACGAACCCATTCAAGCCCTATAGAAACTTCAAGATTTCCTTCTATCAAGGAAGATAGTACATAAGAAGGATGAAGTGCCACCAATATGCATGAGGCAGCAAAGAGAGCAGCTCGTCTGACATACGCTTCCTTGTGATGGGATATCTCCCTGCACAAGTTGACATCTTGAGTTCAGGGACATAAACAAATGCTTTCCAGAATAATTAAACAGGCAAAATGAgatgcaccaaaaaaaaaagaaaagaaaaaggtatacATATATCCATGAAATAATCACAGTAAGCCACCATTCAACCACCCAATTGTCACTTCTTTAAACACACAAACTTGTATGTTTGAGCGCCGGGTCAAATAGACATTTCTAGCCTGCCATTATATACATACCGTCTCCTATGAGGTCTATCTCTAGGGTCTCACATCTTATCAACATATTAAAGAACTGATTTTTTAGTTCATTACCTGGATCTTAACAAATCTAGAAGAGGGGGAGCCAACGCAGATGCTTCTGGGTGCATGGCTGCACATTTCATACAAACACCAAGCATATGGATGAGTTTCCCCAGGACAATAAAATCCCTGCCAAGCAAGTCAACACCATGCCTTTTCTTATCAAAGCCCTGCATGGCGGGTAGCATAAAGGCTGCTGCATACATGGGAAACTTGTTATGGGACCATTCCATCTGGTTTTCTAGCATATTTGATGATCTTAGGCTCCATCGACGTGTCTTCCCTCTCCTGATCTGACTGGGTTTTGGGGGAAGTTCCCTCTCATAACGACTTGACCAGTTCAGTAAAGTTCCTGTTTCTGAGATCTCTTTCCAGGAACCAGCTCCAGAAGGCCCTGTGCTACTAGGCAAGAACCATGGTTGACTTTCCGAAATGCTTGATAGGAGGGGCCCTTTCTGATGTTTAGATTTCATAATTTTAGCATCAGCAAGCTCCTGAGCTGCATTTGTCATGACATCAAGTATCATAATGCGCTGGCTGATATCTACATTTGGTGAATATAGTAGTTTGTTTAGAGTATCCAAAGACTCGAATGGACATGTGACAAGCAAGGCAACCAACGCTCTCTGCCTCTTGTCTTCGGCTGATTCTTCCTCACCTTCAACAGCTAAATCAGAGCAACGAACCTGTACGAGAGTTCTAGCAAGATCACTAGCTACTTGCCTAAGTTCATCAGGTGATGCTCGCACAAGCTTTTCAGCAACATCAAGAGCCCTCTCCACCTGCAATATAAAAAAGGAGCAACAATCAATTTAGAAGACATATTCCTTCACCTTCAAGTAATAGGTTGAAACATCACCAAAACCTACAACACTAGGTAATTGCAACCACTTAGTAAAGTAACTCTACTGACATCTCTTACAGAATGGATGAGGCATTATTAGCTTGTGTGAAATTTTACCAGAAGAGATCTCACAAAATGCAACGAAATGTGGATGCATCAGATGCCACAATTGATAAAGTTTGCTCTCAGAAGaatcttttgagaaaaaaattactGATGAACTTAAGACTTACCCCATCAGCATCATCAGATTTCCGTAGTGCCCCAACTACATCAACCAACTGGCAAATCTTTCTTTTCAAATCTGTGTCATCATCTGATAAGTCATATGGCTGTAAAGATGAGTCACTCGAGGAATCAGAATTCACACTTGCATTATCATCATCTTCTTTGTCAGACACTGGTTCAATGTTTAGTGTTGCTGGATCAATGATCTCATCTGGATCAATAAACTTAAATTCagataatttcttgttttttctcttcACATTGTTGCTTAACCCATTATTGGCCGCATAATTGGAGTTTCTTTCCAGCTCCAAGCTTAATGTTTCACTTTCGCGAACATCTTTTTCTTTGCAATTTGAAGTATCCAGATTCCCTTTTTCAGGGGTAGTCAACCCAAACTCCCAGTCAATAATGTCACCACTGCAGCTATCATCAAGGTATAGTGGATTTTTCGGGTCAATTACTTTAGAGAACACAAAAGCAACACTGCTAGCCATTTTCCGAACCAAATGATGAGGGCTCTCCAACCTACCTGCcagcaataaaaaaaagaaataaaagaggaaTACTAGCCAGTTACATTGCAGGATACACTACCAATAGAATGAGGAACAAGCATCTATACAGCTAACTCCTTGAAGAAGCAAGGACATCACATCTCTAGTCTCATCCAATTCCTCTTTAGACATCTTCTCCAGGGAAAGGCCCACAGCTGCAGATACATCTAAAATAAATTAAGGGGAACCCGAATTTGAAGAGAATGTGTAATAAAAGAATGAAGATTTCTGTAATGCAACAGGCTCGACacagaagaataaaactaaattAACATGCGATATCCAGTTCTTTCTGATTAATGTTGAAGCTTCTACAACTTGTTCTGTTACAGAAATTTTACTGAAAGAAAAGTGAACTTTTGAGTGAGAAGGGTAAAGGAGTGACAAAGGATACAAGTTTGCTGCTCCATTGAGGCTGATTGCACAAACTCGCTTTTAGACCAGACTGCTAGCAGATGCTGCACGGTGTCTAAAAGACCACGGTTATTAGGACCTTTTGTGAGCAAATTAGCATCTGGTGGGCATTCAAGAACAGCAAATTGAAGGATCCATCGCAGGCAACAAATAGGAAATGTTTTCCAGAGTAAAAATTTGTCAACAAACATGGAcctgagaaagaagaaatatgaatattaacactaaaaaaaattgcataaattactatatattttattctgcaactaacatatatatactcacacAGTCACACACATGTATTTGCATTACAACATAAATATTAACATATTAGCATCCATTAACATATATGTTGGTGCATGTGTATAACTATATAAAGTATAGTTAGTATATATACCCTAACATATTTTAGTCGTGTATACATATGTATTAATATAATAgtattatgttattattatatacATATGAGTATACTAGCGTCCACCTATGTCCGACACCATTTGACCACTTAAATAAGCCCACCTTTATTAACTTCAAAATGTGCACAACAATTTTATGTCTTTACTGTTGTGGAACAAAATATACAAGTTACTTCAGTTATTAACTCGCATTTAATGGTTGTGTCATCGAGAACCTAAACAAAAGCTGTACATTTGCATGTGCGTTGAATGCAATGAAACCTAAAAATCATATACATATGTCCATGTAGCTGTTGCCAAATTTTTGAGAGTTAACATGACCCGACGTCCTGGTTcaattattgaaataaaaaacctGCATCCATATCACAAGGCAAACTCATATTGATGTCTATGAATAATAAGATTGAAACCAAGCCATGTTGTCAAAGGACCAAAATTTGGAGAAGAAGATAGAGCTTTTTCTTAATATTGAAATCAATACTTTGAGAATTTTAAAACAATACTCTTGATTTACAAAACATTCTTTCacatgccaaaaataaaaacaaggagGAAACTTTTTTATGGTCGTATCTAATTATCTCTGGCCTGTATTTCAGCGTATCAGAACTAGTAATGATAAATGCAAGTTCTTCATACCGCAATGAAATTATTGCACGTGCCAATATGAAAAATCGATTTTCACTCTTCAAATTCACAATATTCTCTAtgcaacagagagagagagagagagagagagaagcactGGCAGTACCAGCTCTACTTGACTAAAGAAATTAACTAGGAAGTGTGCTCACTAACCTCACTGATGTCTGATGTTTAAAAGTTCGATGAAACAATAGCCAAAGAGTCCAGTAAGCTTCAACATCACTTGCATGTTCAGCTGCTAAACGATGCAGAAGCAGCTCAGACATTCTTTCCACAGCATAGGGATCTTTGATTGCTTCAATCATCTTCAACCAAAACTGGGAACCAGTATCTGAATCGAATACATCGGCAACAACTGAATCAACATTTGATGATAAGAAGCTCCGAACATGCCCGAGAACCCGTGGGGTTATTTCACTTAAAAGCACATCTGCAGTAAAAGAAAGTTCAAACACTTTAGTTGCAATTTTAATCCATCTGGCTTGGCAGGATGGAAGAAGCAATTATTGGAGAATCTTAGATCCAAAAGCCaaaacaaaataccaaaaacagCAATGATTTTAACGTAGGACAACCCCTCAAGTTAGCTAGTAGGAGCAGCCAGCGAGACTGAGAGGCAATTACTACCTAGGACCAACCTACGACAGACTACCAAAAGAGTTAATAGGGTTCAGGTCTTTCTTAGCATGTATTACTTAAACCTTTTTGGAGAGTTTCTTGCATTAAAATAAGCAAGTGCATATGGACAGGCCTAAATGCTATAGATTGTCCTTAGGAACACCAACATCCAAATTTCTTCCAGTAACCACTTGGCCATGTGTTTCAATCAGTTACACTAACGCAAAATTGAGATTCCATTATCAGGTAAGAATCAGATTAAGTAGGTCTAAATGTTAACAAAACTTATagttttaggaaaataaaattagtgaaACTGTTTAGCCCATGATTATAAAACGGAATACTATTCCATTACTTGTTACCATTTGTTATTAGGGCCCAATCATTATAAAACGGAATACTATTCCATTACTTGTTACCATTTGTTATTAGGACCCAATCATTACACGAAATACAATATgtcagaaaacagaaaaatttaaaatgtcaCTCGTAtgtaaaaacattttcattGTCTCACATAAATCACAACACATGATATCATACTACATGTGTCATACAGGTAAAGGTTCACACCAACTCTCAACCTTTCCCTTAAGGAGTTGgtacatattattttttcttaagcacTCAAAGATTTAAATAAAGCAAATAGAGAATCTTCAGCACAATTTACAAATGGTTGAGTAGTTATTTGTACACCCGGCAAGatgccatctctctctctctctctctcatatgtaaaaacattttcattGTCTCACATAAATCACAACACATGATATCATACTACGTGTGTCATACAGGTAAAGGTTCACCAACACTCAACCTTTCCCTTAAGGAGTTGgtacatattattttttcttaagc
This genomic interval from Corylus avellana chromosome ca3, CavTom2PMs-1.0 contains the following:
- the LOC132173600 gene encoding uncharacterized protein LOC132173600 isoform X2 → MEDASKRKRELEAAVLDKVGEVISAIKNAKRVDQVICALHSLAVLLFPLDYPSLLAGSIDQRHRDQVLSATVPSEEERKEWWQAFYRGAAYPTLARVLLHDLASNWLACFPLSARMHVYDVFFVNGLVTEVVQTLVPCLQQNASDGLDVNYVHSNTERLIALCLLENDGVLQIAREFCHSEDSIERFKPAVSRMAQLVASIPDKARLRAPISLSSHLFFKQITIQLLLLAEERDANVLDKEPFFNKSEMGAALLFVGETFSRICRRGSADVLLSEITPRVLGHVRSFLSSNVDSVVADVFDSDTGSQFWLKMIEAIKDPYAVERMSELLLHRLAAEHASDVEAYWTLWLLFHRTFKHQTSVRSMFVDKFLLWKTFPICCLRWILQFAVLECPPDANLLTKGPNNRGLLDTVQHLLAVWSKSEFVQSASMEQQTSVGLSLEKMSKEELDETRDVMSLLLQGVSCRLESPHHLVRKMASSVAFVFSKVIDPKNPLYLDDSCSGDIIDWEFGLTTPEKGNLDTSNCKEKDVRESETLSLELERNSNYAANNGLSNNVKRKNKKLSEFKFIDPDEIIDPATLNIEPVSDKEDDDNASVNSDSSSDSSLQPYDLSDDDTDLKRKICQLVDVVGALRKSDDADGVERALDVAEKLVRASPDELRQVASDLARTLVQVRCSDLAVEGEEESAEDKRQRALVALLVTCPFESLDTLNKLLYSPNVDISQRIMILDVMTNAAQELADAKIMKSKHQKGPLLSSISESQPWFLPSSTGPSGAGSWKEISETGTLLNWSSRYERELPPKPSQIRRGKTRRWSLRSSNMLENQMEWSHNKFPMYAAAFMLPAMQGFDKKRHGVDLLGRDFIVLGKLIHMLGVCMKCAAMHPEASALAPPLLDLLRSREISHHKEAYVRRAALFAASCILVALHPSYVLSSLIEGNLEVSIGLEWVRTWALHVAESDTDRDCYTMAVTCLQLHSEMALQAARTLESTETTFKAKGVGLPSDLSKGTIKIPHSIIEYKFC
- the LOC132173600 gene encoding uncharacterized protein LOC132173600 isoform X1; this translates as MEDASKRKRELEAAVLDKVGEVISAIKNAKRVDQVICALHSLAVLLFPLDYPSLLAGSIDQRHRDQVLSATVPSEEERKEWWQAFYRGAAYPTLARVLLHDLASNWLACFPLSARMHVYDVFFVNGLVTEVVQTLVPCLQQNASDGLDVNYVHSNTERLIALCLLENDGVLQIAREFCHSEDSIERFKPAVSRMAQLVASIPDKARLRAPISLSSHLFFKQITIQLLLLAEERDANVLDKEPFFNKSEMGAALLFVGETFSRICRRGSADVLLSEITPRVLGHVRSFLSSNVDSVVADVFDSDTGSQFWLKMIEAIKDPYAVERMSELLLHRLAAEHASDVEAYWTLWLLFHRTFKHQTSVRSMFVDKFLLWKTFPICCLRWILQFAVLECPPDANLLTKGPNNRGLLDTVQHLLAVWSKSEFVQSASMEQQTYVSAAVGLSLEKMSKEELDETRDVMSLLLQGVSCRLESPHHLVRKMASSVAFVFSKVIDPKNPLYLDDSCSGDIIDWEFGLTTPEKGNLDTSNCKEKDVRESETLSLELERNSNYAANNGLSNNVKRKNKKLSEFKFIDPDEIIDPATLNIEPVSDKEDDDNASVNSDSSSDSSLQPYDLSDDDTDLKRKICQLVDVVGALRKSDDADGVERALDVAEKLVRASPDELRQVASDLARTLVQVRCSDLAVEGEEESAEDKRQRALVALLVTCPFESLDTLNKLLYSPNVDISQRIMILDVMTNAAQELADAKIMKSKHQKGPLLSSISESQPWFLPSSTGPSGAGSWKEISETGTLLNWSSRYERELPPKPSQIRRGKTRRWSLRSSNMLENQMEWSHNKFPMYAAAFMLPAMQGFDKKRHGVDLLGRDFIVLGKLIHMLGVCMKCAAMHPEASALAPPLLDLLRSREISHHKEAYVRRAALFAASCILVALHPSYVLSSLIEGNLEVSIGLEWVRTWALHVAESDTDRDCYTMAVTCLQLHSEMALQAARTLESTETTFKAKGVGLPSDLSKGTIKIPHSIIEYKFC
- the LOC132174870 gene encoding probable ubiquitin-like-specific protease 2A — its product is MRKGKRKLVPEIISIDGDTSASENVVVSLSACKRTGEQEAEDLRRSFALTRTLTPFFPRGQRSKRRANIKYAISKQKKLDSGAFGCHFEKLWGSFSEDKRTSFTYLDCLWFYLYRRQPYKAKVLTWIKKKHIFSKKYVLVPIICWHHWSLLIFCHFGESLQSKTRTPCMLLLDSLQMGNPRQVEPDIRKFVLDIYKAEGRPENEDFIHRIPLLVPKVPQQTNNEECGRFVLYFSKLFVEGAPEDFRVEDYPYFMNENWFTPKGLESFCEKLGTLNGLPLKAWRTSGRLGILKKKT
- the LOC132173600 gene encoding uncharacterized protein LOC132173600 isoform X3, coding for MHVYDVFFVNGLVTEVVQTLVPCLQQNASDGLDVNYVHSNTERLIALCLLENDGVLQIAREFCHSEDSIERFKPAVSRMAQLVASIPDKARLRAPISLSSHLFFKQITIQLLLLAEERDANVLDKEPFFNKSEMGAALLFVGETFSRICRRGSADVLLSEITPRVLGHVRSFLSSNVDSVVADVFDSDTGSQFWLKMIEAIKDPYAVERMSELLLHRLAAEHASDVEAYWTLWLLFHRTFKHQTSVRSMFVDKFLLWKTFPICCLRWILQFAVLECPPDANLLTKGPNNRGLLDTVQHLLAVWSKSEFVQSASMEQQTYVSAAVGLSLEKMSKEELDETRDVMSLLLQGVSCRLESPHHLVRKMASSVAFVFSKVIDPKNPLYLDDSCSGDIIDWEFGLTTPEKGNLDTSNCKEKDVRESETLSLELERNSNYAANNGLSNNVKRKNKKLSEFKFIDPDEIIDPATLNIEPVSDKEDDDNASVNSDSSSDSSLQPYDLSDDDTDLKRKICQLVDVVGALRKSDDADGVERALDVAEKLVRASPDELRQVASDLARTLVQVRCSDLAVEGEEESAEDKRQRALVALLVTCPFESLDTLNKLLYSPNVDISQRIMILDVMTNAAQELADAKIMKSKHQKGPLLSSISESQPWFLPSSTGPSGAGSWKEISETGTLLNWSSRYERELPPKPSQIRRGKTRRWSLRSSNMLENQMEWSHNKFPMYAAAFMLPAMQGFDKKRHGVDLLGRDFIVLGKLIHMLGVCMKCAAMHPEASALAPPLLDLLRSREISHHKEAYVRRAALFAASCILVALHPSYVLSSLIEGNLEVSIGLEWVRTWALHVAESDTDRDCYTMAVTCLQLHSEMALQAARTLESTETTFKAKGVGLPSDLSKGTIKIPHSIIEYKFC